From one Lolium rigidum isolate FL_2022 chromosome 4, APGP_CSIRO_Lrig_0.1, whole genome shotgun sequence genomic stretch:
- the LOC124647552 gene encoding vacuolar iron transporter homolog 5-like, with product MAVSDTKLADAENPATTKFSNDSDVDFAGRANWLRAAVLGANDGLVSTASLMLGVSAVKHDVRAMVVSGFAGLLAGACSMAIGEYVSVCSQRDVELAQLDRDGKRGGDEERALPSPVQAAVASAFAFSVGALLPLLAAGFIVGYRQRVAVVVAVATMALAAFGYVGAVLGRAPVARSCARVVMGGLAAMGVTFGLMRLFRELAE from the coding sequence ATGGCCGTGAGCGACACCAAGCTGGCCGATGCAGAGAACCCTGCGACCACAAAGTTCAGCAATGACTCCGACGTGGACTTCGCGGGCCGCGCCAACTGGCTGCGGGCGGCGGTGCTGGGGGCCAACGACGGCCTGGTCTCCACGGCGTCGCTCATGCTGGGCGTGAGCGCGGTGAAGCACGATGTGCGGGCGATGGTGGTGTCGGGGTTCGCGGGCCTGCTGGCCGGGGCGTGCAGCATGGCCATCGGGGAGTACGTCTCTGTCTGCTCCCAGCGGGATGTGGAGCTCGCGCAGCTGGACCGCGACGGCAAGCGCGGAGGGGACGAGGAGAGGGCGCTGCCCAGCCCCGTCCAGGCTGCTGTGGCGTCCGCATTCGCGTTCTCGGTCGGCGCCTTGCTGCCGCTGCTGGCGGCCGGGTTCATCGTGGGGTATAGGCAGCGGGTGGccgtggtggtcgccgtggcGACCATGGCGCTGGCGGCGTTTGGGTACGTCGGGGCAGTACTCGGACGGGCGCCGGTAGCCAGGTCGTGCGCGAGGGTTGTGATGGGCGGGCTCGCCGCCATGGGCGTCACTTTCGGCCTCATGAGGCTCTTCCGTGAGCTGGCCGAGTAG